The Malus domestica chromosome 13, GDT2T_hap1 genome includes a window with the following:
- the LOC103431462 gene encoding gibberellin-regulated protein 12 isoform X1, whose product MGRLSWIPTVLFVILALIFAIDIALAQKDQNAGAIDHPKGEQGSLRSEAMIDCPEACKYRCSTTSHKKPCMFFCKKCCAKCLCVPSGTYGHKEECPCYNNWKTKEGGPKCP is encoded by the exons atgggcaGACTCTCATGGATTCCAACTGTTCTTTTTGTCATCCTAGCCTTGATCTTTGCCATTGATATTGCTTTG GCTCAAAAGGATCAGAATGCTGGTGCAATCGACCACCCT AAGGGAGAACAGGGATCACTCCGTAGTGAAG CAATGATAGATTGTCCAGAGGCATGCAAGTATCGATGTTCAACAACTTCACATAAGAAGCCATGCATGTTCTTTTGCAAGAAATGTTGCGCCAAGTGTCTTTGTGTTCCATCGGGCACATATGGACACAAGGAAGAATGTCCCTGCTACAACAACTGGAAGACGAAAGAAGGCGGTCCCAAGTGCCCATAA
- the LOC103431462 gene encoding gibberellin-regulated protein 12 isoform X2: protein MGRLSWIPTVLFVILALIFAIDIALAQKDQNAGAIDHPKGEQGSLRSEDCPEACKYRCSTTSHKKPCMFFCKKCCAKCLCVPSGTYGHKEECPCYNNWKTKEGGPKCP, encoded by the exons atgggcaGACTCTCATGGATTCCAACTGTTCTTTTTGTCATCCTAGCCTTGATCTTTGCCATTGATATTGCTTTG GCTCAAAAGGATCAGAATGCTGGTGCAATCGACCACCCT AAGGGAGAACAGGGATCACTCCGTAGTGAAG ATTGTCCAGAGGCATGCAAGTATCGATGTTCAACAACTTCACATAAGAAGCCATGCATGTTCTTTTGCAAGAAATGTTGCGCCAAGTGTCTTTGTGTTCCATCGGGCACATATGGACACAAGGAAGAATGTCCCTGCTACAACAACTGGAAGACGAAAGAAGGCGGTCCCAAGTGCCCATAA